The Numida meleagris isolate 19003 breed g44 Domestic line unplaced genomic scaffold, NumMel1.0 unplaced_Scaffold324, whole genome shotgun sequence genome contains a region encoding:
- the LOC110391220 gene encoding uncharacterized protein LOC110391220, which yields MALNRAELSNNTLENENQLLRDRIEKLEQELGLLTGKKSSLTFPLKKIRNIALENTQGSEPVDLGNPTGKISRSDLEAPLEVDPFEIRPVVTQKTKKIQDRPAGVPPDQWPPAQTHLHVTARPYTVSELMDLVQRFRQKPRESVPAWLLRLWDMGAESVVVSGPEVSKLASITSHPALRQRLYATVQHNDENHTLMDWLMAACRITWPNKTDIPVHAGLWSSMEDLQTYIRELGMKEAIYEDGFESADLVKFSAGMRDLILQQAPSHHYGTLLSILNPLVASEAIVQQAAQLVADLGETERLRARHNIRTVEGAEAYPVPKANQAYTIKALTKLMAVYGTLQFIERVQASLRNAAASCPAHRLPPSNPRIQ from the exons ATGGCTCTAAATCGTgcagaactttcaaataatactttagAAAACGAGAACCAGCTACTGCGTGATCGCATTGAGAAACTCGAGCAAGAGCTTGGCctattgacagggaaaaa atcaagtctaaCTTTCCCCTTAAAGAAAATACGgaatattgcattggaaaatactcagggcTCTGAACCAGTAGACCTGGGTAATCCAACAGGGAAAATCTCTAGATCGGATCTCGAAGCCCCGCTTGAGGTGGATCCCTTCGAGATCCGACCTGTAGTgactcaaaaaacaaaaaagatacaggacaGGCCAGCAGGGGTGCCCCCTGACCAATGGCcccctgcccaaacccatctccaTGTAACAGCTCGCCCCTATACGGTGTCTGAATTAATGGATTTGGTGCAACGATTTCggcagaaaccaagggaaagtgtACCGGCTTGGTTACTCCGattatgggacatgggggcagagaGTGTTGTGGTCAGTGGGCCAGAGGTTTCCAAGCTCGCATCCATTACTTCGCACCCTGCCCTTAGACAAAGGCTGTATGCCACCGTGCAACACAATGACGAGAATCATACCTTAATGGATTGGTTGATGGCGGCATGCCGTATCACTTGGCCTAATAAGACCGATATTCCGGTGCATGCAGGTttatggtcctccatggaggacctccaAACATATATTCGtgagctaggaatgaaagaggccaTTTATGAGGATGGCTTTGAAAGTGCTGACTTAGTAAAATTCTCGGCTGGAATGAGGGACctaattttacagcaggcaCCCTCCCACCATTACGGCACGCTGTTATCTATATTGAACCCCTTGGTGGCCTCAGAGGCCATTgttcagcaggctgcccagttggtggctgatctggggGAGACGGAGCGCTTAAGAGCAAGGCATAATATTAGAacagtggaaggggctgag GCCTATCCagtaccaaaagcaaaccaggcctACACCATCAAGGCTTTAACCAAATTAATGGCGGTATATGGGACTCTGCAGTTCATCGAGAGAGTCCAGGCATCCCTCCGGAATGCTGCTGCGAGCTGCCCCGCTCACAGGTTACCACCCTCCAATCCTCGGATTCAGTAG
- the LOC110391217 gene encoding guanylate-binding protein 1-like: EYLEQALKLRGGSSAEAESYDRLRECIRQFFPERRCFVFEQPARRRDLPHLEELPDHKMDPEFRQQLEKFCSYIWERSPPKTTPSGCKVTGHMLGTLAVSYVDAIQSGAVPCLESAVLALAKLHNSEVVQEAAALYRELMEKRATLPMETVQELQELHMQCKQEILQLFTERAIKDDIERFHAKLLRQVEKARLEFCSRDERASREKCKAALQELSQEMEQRINNGSYLVPGGHWLFLGDQQALVERYRALPGKGVKADAVLHEFLQRTEPLARSIRSTDHALTEKDEQIKGLQAQNEKDKQEWQAEREREAEKLRQMEERVRGYEKAEQEWQAEREREAEKLRQMEELVHAYENEKQEWQAEMEGEVEKLQQMENWASHSEEEARQLRNRRGKQKKKCQFKCACFGGCSQRTRSFCNTLASRLSYPLPFQCLRGRNVL; encoded by the exons GAATACTTGGAGCAGGCGCTGAAGCTGAGGGGCG GCAGCAGCGCGGAGGCCGAGAGCTACGACCGCCTGCGGGAATGCATCCGCCAGTTCTTCCCCGAGCGCAGGTGCTTCGTTTTCGAACAGCCCGCCAGGAGGAGGGACCTGCCCCACCTGGAGGAGCTCCCGGACCACAAGATGGACCCTGAGTTCcggcagcagctggagaaattCTGCAGCTACATCTGGGAGAGGTCTCCACCAAAGACCACCCCCAGCGGCTGCAAAGTAACAGGGCACA tgctgggcaccCTGGCGGTGAGCTACGTGGATGCTATCCAGAGCGGGGCCGTGCCGTGCCTGGAGAGCGCGGTGCTGGCCCTGGCAAAGCTGCACAACTCGGAGGTGGTGCAGGAAGCTGCGGCCTTGTACCGGGAGCTGATGGAGAAGCGGGCGACGCTGCCCATGGAGACGGTTCAGgaactgcaggagctgcacaTGCAGTGCAAGCAGGAGATACTGCAGCTCTTCACAGAACGGGCGATCAAAGACGACATCGAGCGCTTCCACGCGAAGCTTCTG CGGCAGGTGGAGAAAGCCAGGCTGGAGTTCTGCAGCCGTGACGAGCGGGCGTCCCGCGAGAAGTGCAAGGCCGCACTGCAGGAGCTGTCCCAAGAGATGGAGCAACGGATCAACAACGGCAGCTACTTGGTGCCAGGGGGTCATTGGCTGTTCCTGGGAGACCAGCAGGCGCTGGTGGAGCGGTACCGGGCGCTGCCGGGCAAAGGGGTGAAG GCGGACGCTGTCCTGCACGAGTTCCTTCAGAGGACAGAGCCTTTGGCCAGAAGCATCCGCAGCACAGACCATGCCCTGACGGAGAAGGACGAGCAAATCAAAGGT CTGCAAGCCCAGAATGAGAAGGACAAGCAGGAGTGGCAGGCcgagagggagagagaggcagaaaaactGCGGCAGATGGAGGAGCGGGTTCGTGGATACGAGAAGGCCGAGCAGGAATGGCAGGCcgagagggagagggaggcagaAAAACTGCGGCAGATGGAAGAGCTGGTTCATGCATATGAGAATGAGAAGCAGGAGTGGCAGGCCGAGATGGAGGGGGAGGtggaaaaactgcagcagatgGAGAACTGGGCTAGCCACTCTGAAGAGGAAGCTCGTCAGCTGAGAAATAGACGAgggaagcaaaagaagaaatgtcagtTCAAG TGTGCGTGCTTCGGAGGTTGCTCCCAGCGGACCAGGAGCTTCTGCAACACCTTAGCATCAAGATTGTCATATCCACTGCCATTTCAATGTTTGAGAGGCAGAAATGTGCTTTGA